The genomic window GGAGGGATAAGGTTCCAAGTCAGGGTGCTGGATCATGAATCTGGAAGCTTggcctggaggaggaggagagtgagAGTAAGAAAGAGATGACAGAAGCTGAGAAGTCTGGAGGCCACAGCCCATAGGGTGTGATGGCAGAAATGAAAGACCTTCAAGAAAGTCTAGAAATTAGGGTGAGCCTTGCATCCCCAGGGCTGGGGAAAGAGGGCTCAGGCTTTCTTCTTGTGTTCCCTTACAGGTGACCCCCTTGAGGTTTGGGAAGGATGTGGATGGAAAGTGTCATAGCCTGACAGCTTCTTATGTGCGGGCCCAGCGCCAGCAGGACTCCAGTGTCCCTCACTGCCGATTCTATGAGGTGCCTAGGGCTGGAGAGCAGGGTTGGGGGGTGGCCCCTGACTGGGAGGGAGGCCAAGCCCTGCACTCATGGAAACCTCCTCCACCTAGGAGTTTGATGCCCAAGGTCGCCAAATGCCCATTCCCTGGGGCATATACAACCTGGATGATCTGAAGGCTTTTGGACGACAGAAAGGCTGGTGTCCATACTTCCTGGCCCGATACTCAGTAAGGATCCGTGTGTGTCTGAGTCAGTGctgtggaggtgggggtgggggttaggTACATGGAATGTTATATGGGAGGGTCTTTAGATCAGGGAATGTCAGGTGGGAGGAAGCTTAGAAGACAGAATATCCTAGAACAGCTTTGGTGAGCGCcgccccccccccttagtttgagtgcccagaaggcaaattcaggctgtctgtgagcccctgcATTACCTAGAGAATTGAGGGAGGAGGTGCTTGTCCTGAGCAGGGAatacaaaaaatgtccttggacattgggaagaggaggaatggagcagctccctgagtgccgAATCTACACAAgtgccatgtctttgccaacaCTTACCTAGAACATTAGGGCTGGGCAGGACCTCAGATCAGGGAATGTCCAGTGAGAAGAAGCTTAGAAGATGGAATATCCTGGAACATTGGGGCCAGGTAGGACCTCAGATCAGGAAATGTCCAGTGAGAAGAAGCTTAGAAGATAGAATATCCTGGAACATTAGGGCCAGGTAGGACCTCAGATCAGGGAATGTCCAGTGAGAAGCTTAGAAGATAGAATATCCTGCAACATTAGGGCCAGGTAGGACCTCAGATCAGGGGATGTCCAGTGAGAAGAAGCTTAGAAGATAGAATATCCTGGAACATTAGGGCCAGGTAGGACCTTCAGGGTATGTCAGAGGCAGAAGGGGCCCTGCACCTGTTACTTCTCCccctcccacagttccttcttgCCCTTCCCTAGATTCTTCATGCCAATGTGATCGTCTATAGCTATCACTACCTTCTGGACCCAAAGATTGCTGACCTTGTTTCCAAAGAGCTGGCTCGGAAAGCCGTGGTTGTTTTTGACGAGGCCCACAACATTGGTAAGTTCATGAGCTGGTTGGGGATGCCTCTTAACCCACCAACCACCCTTTCCCCCCACTGGTGACTCCTACTCtgatcttttgtccttcagaCAACGTATGCATCGACTCAATGAGTGTGAATCTGACCCGCCGGACCCTGGACCGATGCCAGAACAACTTGGAGACGCTGCAGCGCACGGTTCACAAGTGTGTGTGGGGCTGTGGGAACTCTTAGTGACCCTAATGGGGTGtcaggaggggaagggacttgtcTAAGTTCTCACTGGCTAGGGAAGAAGCCTGGCCCAAACTGCCAGTCTGGGTAGAGACCAGGCATCAGCCTCAGCTTCCAGATCTTCACTCTTAACCCTCCAATTCTTTTGGGCTCCCTCTTCAGGATCAAGGAGACTGATGAGAAACGCTTACGGGAAGAATACCGCCGCCTAGTGGAGGGGCTTCGGGAGGCCAGTGTTGCCCGGGAGACAGATGCCCACCTGGCCAACCCAGTCCTTCCAGATGAAGTATTACAGGGTGAGGAGAGGGCCTGGGGCTCTGCTGACCCTCCTGAACTCAGCTGGAGATGCAGAGAGGTGGTGAGGGCAGGAGGAGGCCCAGGGCCAGAGTAGAGGGCCTGGGTTCTTCCCAGGTCTGCATGTTGGGCAGATCCCtccctggggcctcagtttccctttctgtcaaATTAAGTAGGTGACCTAGTTGTCTCTAAAGTCCCTCTGAGCTCAGTCAATATAAAGTCATTTCCTTCCCCCAGTTGTCATCTGGCCAAAAGCCTCCAAGTGGCCTTTGGCTGCCCGTGTATGGTGGGAGGTTAGGTCTATGAGGCCTGTCCGGCTCTCTAGCTGTGTCCAGGAGCCAGCTGGACAGGGGTCTGCAGCCAATAGTGATGGGGGTGTGGTGTGTCACTCCCTTTCTTGCCCCAAACCATAGAGGCGGTCCCCGGCTCCATCCGAACAGCTGAGCATTTCCTGGGCTTCCTCCGGCGCCTGCTGGAATATGTCAAATGGCGTCTGCGGACCCAGCATGTGGTCCAGGAGAGCCCACCGGCCTTCCTGGGGGGCCTGGCCCATCGTGTCTGCATCCAGCGCAAGCCATTGCGGTGAGCCCTGCGGCTCCCGGCCTCAGACCTCTCCCCCCCAGGCCCTTTGGGTCTCCATGTCCCCTTAGAAGTATCCAGCCCCTGCTCTGGCCATCTCCtttctctaagtttccttctgcGCAAAGAGAAGGCTGGACTAGCCGGCCTCTGGTTCGTGGTGCTAAGATTCAGGGGTTCCCCCAAACCTGGCCATCTGTCGCTCCCCTACCTCACCTTCAGGCCATTTCACCCTACTGACCCCAGTGGATGCTTCCGGCCCCCCTGAGACCAGccattccccctctctctctcgtATCTCCCTCCACCTCTTACCCTCCCTGCACAGACCTGACCCTAACCGGGCCTGACCCCTGCTTGTAGGTTCTGCGCTGAGCGGCTGAGGTCGCTACTTCACACACTCGAGATCGCAGACTTGGCAGACTTCTCCCCGCTCACCCTCCTCTCAAATTTTGCCACCCTGGTCAGCACCTACTCCCGAGGTGAGCCCTCTCTCTGGCCCTGGAGGGAGGCCcgggctgtgtgaccttgggtaaatccttttctgggggcctcagtttccccttctacaAATCTTCCATggccctcccagccctgacatttgGGGGGCCCTGTACTGTCACACCATAGTTGGGGTGCTTAGGGGCCTGGCTGTTCTGAATCCGTAGGAGGGTGGCAGAGATGGGGGAGGATGTGTCCCCTCCTCCCCATCAGGACGTGGCTGCCCATCTCCCATCTGCTCACCCTAATCCCTGGAGATTAGCCCCTGGGAATCAGGGCAGGCctgtgatggatggatggagggagatacagggagggagggagggaagagctcTGGGTGTGTGTCCAGTATGGGGGAGCTGGGCTTCTGGGCCCTGGCTCTGTGGTGTGCCAAGTCAAgtcccctctccaggcctcagtttccctctctggaGGTTCTTTCTGGgatccctccttccccctcaggGGGAGCCCCCTCCTTTAGGGGAGGAAGGGGTCCCAGCACCTCACCCTGCCCTCCCTGGCATCAGGCTTCACCATTATCATCGAACCCTTCGACGAGAGGACCCCGACCATTGCCAACCCCGTCCTACATTTCAGGTGAggctccccccttccccccttccctccttccctgcttCCCCCAGACTCCATTTGacctctttccccccctccctcaCCAGCTGCATGGATGCCTCCCTGGCCATCAAACCTGTGTTTGAGCGTTTTCAGTCTGTGATCATCACGTCAGGGGTAAGCCCCCCCTCACGGCTGGCTCCCCCCGGCCCTCTCCACCTTCTGAGGAGTCATTCTCCCATGACCCCCCTCAGCACCTCTGGGCCTCATtgttcctcatcggtaaaatgaggCTGATAGGAGCGCCCACCTCTGGTGGGTTGTGAGGGTCAGGGGAGGGAACATGGACCGTGCTCGATGCCggctctcttggttcttctccctGACCCCTCTCCTTGCTAATGGCCTTGGCCTGCTCAGTCCCCTCCTCTAGATGTCAGGGCTCGCTGTTTTCTCATCCCTCCCTAGAGCTCCCCACGTCTGACCCCTGCCATTGCTCTGCTCCCCCTCCGGTGTCTCCCCGCTGCCTTCAGGTCACCTCCTAGTAGCCCCCAACAGGCCTCGGCCCTTAGTTCTCCATTTGGCCCCACAAATCCTTCCCTTGGTCCTTATTTCCTATTCCTCCCTGGGAGCGCCGAGGCTTCTCTCTGGTTCTGTGAGCCCCTGCAGCCCTCAAGTCCCCCCCAGCCATCCGCTTTACCTGAGCCCCAGCCTGTTGCCCTGCAGGCCTTTCCTCACCCCCTAATAGCTCTTTATTGCCCCTCAGACCTGTGAGGGAGCAAGTCGCCCCACGAGCCCTCGTAGCCCTCAGTCAGGCCAAGGCAACCAGCATTGAGTGGGGGGccgccatgtgccaggcactgctccAGCCTGTCTTGCTGGCCCCCTCTTTTCCCCAGGCTCCCGAACCTCAGCCCTGGCCCTCTggatctcctcctcctcttgttCCTCTCTGTGGCCAGGCTCCCTCACCCCCAGCTTCCCCCTGGGGTTCTCTCCACTGCCCTGGAGCCTCCGTGAGGAAGTACATCCTCTGGGGAGATTGTAGCTTCCCTGTCCCATAGGCCTCTGGGCTCTTGCCTGGACCATGGCCCCAGCCTCTGCCTGTTGGCCACAATGCCCTTCACTGGCTCCCCATTATCTCCAGGATCAGGGATGATCTTCTCTGTCTGGCCTGACCCCAGCCCATCCTTCCAGTCTAGCACCCCCGTCTCCCCCTCCTGCACTGGCCTCATGCTCCCTCAAACCCGCCCTCTATCCCCTCTGTCTGGAATGCACTCGCTCCTTCTCCCATCTGCAGCCCCTCCCCTCGTCAGATTTATCCACCTCCATCCATGTTGTCCCCCCAGCAGAGAGGGCAGACAGTGTGTGTGCTCCGCAGTCTCCCCGTTTGGTTAGCACAGGGCTGGGCACCCACCTATGATCAATTCTCCAGTCCTGCAAAGCCCTCCCTAGTCCTCTGTCCTCTGCCCATCACCCCCTCCTTCCTTGCCATCCTTATCCAAACCCCCCAGAGTACCCGCACCTCCCCCCTGGCCCCTTCGGGTGAAGCTCTAACATCTGTCTCCCTCTGCCTAGACGCTGTCCCCTTTGGAGATCTATCCCAAAATACTGGACTTCCACCCAGTCACCATGGCCACCTTCACTATGACCCTGGCCAGGGTCTGCCTCTGCCCCATGGTAAGCCTCTGAGAGGACCCCCCTGCCTCCCCATCCCTCACCATTACCGAGTCCCCCACCCAGACCCTGTGATCCCCAGCTGCCCTGGGAGCTGTGGGTTAGCacatctgagcctcagtttctgcttctgtaaaatggggactgTCTGGCCCTCAGTCTATGGCCCCATCAAGCCGTCCCTCTCTGTTTTTCCAGATTGTTGGCCGGGGCAATGACCAGGTGGCCATCAGCTCCAAGTTTGAGACCCGAGAGGATATAGGTACGTCCTCATTGTGGGCACCTGGGCAGGGCACTGGGGACCCTGACTCTGAGGGGTGATGGGAGATGGGGACGGGGCCAAAGCTGGCTCTGACTGGGAGAAGGCCCAGCTCTGACCCTCCCACAGTGAGACAGGGAGTGGGAAGGGTTTGACCCCCCCAGAGGGGATTGGGGTGAGAGAGGGGCTGGGCAGGCCCCGTGGATCCCTGAGCCCCAGGATCATCCATCTCCCCCAGCTGTCATCCGCAATTATGGGAACTTGCTCCTGGAGATGTCCGCTGTGGTGCCCGATGGCATTGTTGCCTTCTTCACCAGCTACCAGTACATGGAGAGCACCGTGGCTGCCTGGTATGAGCAGGTGAGCTTTGGACCTAGGCTTGGGGGCTTCTGCTTTGTCCCCCCCCAAGGCACAGCCCCCCACATGATGCCAAGCACTGCCCACTGTCCCCCCTGCCCAGGGCATCCTGGAGAACATTCAGAGGAATAAGCTTCTGTTCATTGAGACGCAGGATGGAGCAGAGACCAGCGTGGCTCTGGAGAAGTACCAGGAGGTAGGTGATGGCTTGGGGGCCTCTTTCTTTGCTgagtgaccctggctaagtcacttcccTGGATGGGGTCAGCCTTGATTGCCTTTGAGGTCATTCCTTCTTGAAAGCCCTGATGCACTCAGTGACCTGGGGGGTcggggtgggggttggggtggCGCAGAACTGACTGTCCCTCCCCAATCCGCAGGCCTGTGAGAATGGCCGGGGTGCCATCCTACTGTCTGTGGCTAGGGGCAAAGTGTCCGAGGGTATCGACTTCGGTGAGTCAGGGGTCAGGGTGGGGAAGGCAGGGGTGGGCAGAGGTTTGCAGCCCTCTCTGGGCTTCACCCACTCCACCCTCATTGGGTGCAGACCAGCAGGCTGGGGGCAGCCCATTGTTGGGGCAGGAGGGGCCCAGGGGATCCCGTGGTTGGGGCAGGCAGGGCCTGGGGTGTCTGCCTGTCCCATCTGCCACCTGCATTGCTCTTCTCCCTGGTGGCGCCATTCCCCCTGCTCCAGTCCACCACTATGGCCGGGCCGTCATCATGTTTGGTGTCCCCTATGTCTACACCCAAAGCCGCATCCTCAAGGTGAGGCCCAGCTATGGGGAGGCTGGAAGGCTGGAAGGCTGGGAGGGAGCTGAAATCACAGACTGCTGAACAGCTGAGCACAAACCAGAAACCCAGTGCTGGGATGGTCCTCACCACAGGGGCCATCAGGGCTGTGCACAAAGCTAGAACAGAGAAGGTTAGGGCTGAAACAGAACAAACAGGTCAGGGCCAAGAGGGACCTCAGAATGGTGGTGCCAGGGCCGGGGCTGGAGGAGCCTGGGAACTCTTGAGACATGGAATCTGGGTGGGGAGTATCCTTAGATGCTGTGTAggtcccttattttacagatgggaaaactgagggcATCAGGGGCCCGGGCCCAGCCTCCTAATTCTCAGCTGGAGGCCTGGCCAGGAGGCCATCCTACCTGGGGTGGATGAGCACAGGATTGGTTCCTCACTAGCAGCCCCATATTCCCCCACAGGCCCGCCTGGAGTTCCTTCGGGACCAGTTCCAGATCCGAGAGAATGATTTCCTGACCTTTGATGCGATGCGGCATGCAGCACAGTGTGTGGGCCGGGCCATCCGGGGCAAAACTGACTACGGGCTCATGGTCTTTGCCGACAAGGTGGGCAGACTGTGGTCAGGGCACCATGGGAGCCCCCTGCTCGCCCTGGTCTCTGGGGGCCCCCCATgaccctcctcctctccccacagCGCTTCGCCCGGGCTGACAAGCGAGGGAAGCTCCCCCGCTGGATTCAGGAGCACCTCACTGACGCAAATCTCAACCTGACTGTGGATGAGGGGGTGCAGGTGGCCAAGTACTTCCTGAGGCAGATGGCCCAGCCCTTCCACAGGGTGAGCTCTCCCAGTTTCCCCTGGCTTTAGCTTCCTTCCTCTGCTCCACTATCTCTAGGAAGCCCCCTGTGATTTCTCCTTTTTCGAACTTGGTGGGCAGCCCTTGTTTCCTTCTGACCATCAGCCGCCCTCTAGATGCCAGGGGCGTGAAACAGGGGCAGGGAGGCACTGGGCCTCTGGAAATGTTAGTCCTCGGCCTCTTCCCTTTCCATGAAGCCCTCTTGGCCTCCCCATCCCAATTCTGTTTGTGCTTGTCTTTGCCTGGGCTGTCCTCAGGGTCCCCTTTGCTTCTCCTTCCTCCAGAGCCCCTGTGGTGCAGGCTGGAGGCTGGGTGAGGGAGGCCCCACTTTTTTGCCAGGGGAGGCCTTCCTTGCCTCCAGGCTACCGATTGTCCTGTGGCTTCAGAGTTTGGGAGGGTTCTGGGCCACATCTATAAGGCAGACACCAGGAAGGACCCCAGAGGACCCTTGCCTTACAAAgggggtaaactgaggcccagaactAGGGGCCGATCCAGGGCCCCATGGGAGGATGCTGCCTGGGACTGACCTTGCTCCCCCTGCTCTGCCCCTAGGAGGACCAGCTGGGCCTGTCTCTGCTGAGCTTGGAGCAGCTGCAGTCTGAAGAGACCCTCCGCCGCATCGAGCAGATCGCCCAGCAGCTGTGACTTGTGGGGTGACGTGCTGGGAGAGGCAGCCTGGGGGTAATAAAGGCTGCGTTTTGAAGATTCGTCTCCCCTCCAGGGCTGCCAAGCTGGGTGGCCCTGGCCTCTGGGCCTCCGTCCCTTCACCTGTGGAGTGGGGATAATCACAGCCCCTCTGAGGATCTACATCCTGAGCTCAGAAGGAGCGGGACTTCGTTGTGGAGCAGGCCGGGGAAGCTGCCATTTTGCTGCAGACGCCATGGTCCCTGCGATGGGCCCAATGGCCTGCTGTATACATTTTATTCAATAAAAGCCACCTTGGCACcaagaatcagaaacaaaactATCCCCTGAAAGGTGCTTCTAAGAGGGCTGGCCCAGCCCCGTCAGACAtctgaggaaaccgaggcccaggaGGGAAGGGATTGTTCTCAAGCCCTCACACAGGCCGTCTGGTCCCACCTGACTACGTGGGAAagggggatttgaacccagggcttctaaGTCCAAGCCAAGAGGCTGTCCAGCACCCTGAACATGGCCGAGTGCTCTATTGCTCGCCCTCCCTGTCCTCTCTTGCTCTTGTTCTCTAGGCGAGTTCCAGAGTCTGTTCTAGATGAATCTGGGGGTTCTAGGTGTTCCTCGCCCCGATACGTGCCATGGTGGCCCCTTCTGGATGTCAGAGCTGGCCAAGGGATGGGGAAACGGAGGCCCCCCAAGAATGCACACAGAGCTGGGGGGGGGTTGGCTGGTTTATCTCCAATGCTTCAGCCTGGGGGGGACACCTCATTGGgtataaatacaataaatacagCCAGAGGAGGGACGGGGCGGGGGGTGAAGAAGGGCCCATGACGCCCCCCCAGCACGTCCCGAGGAGCTTCTGTGGGCCGGCCGGTGCTAGTGCTGGTTCTGCGAGAAGCCCAGGTCCTGCGTGCTGGTGCTCAGGGCTCTCATCTGGCCCAGCTGGCTACCCGGGAGCTGGGGGACGAGACGGCTCTTAGGGGAGAGCCCCAGCCTGGAGCGGCTCATCTGTCCCTCTGCCTCCCCGTCCTCTGCGGCCTTCTCCCAGAGACCCTGGCTTGGTCCCCTTACCTGGAACCTGCTGGCCTTGGAGACCTCGGTATTGAGCACGCTCAGAGATA from Monodelphis domestica isolate mMonDom1 chromosome 4, mMonDom1.pri, whole genome shotgun sequence includes these protein-coding regions:
- the ERCC2 gene encoding general transcription and DNA repair factor IIH helicase subunit XPD isoform X1 yields the protein MKLNVDGLLVHFPYDYIYPEQFSYMLELKRTLDAKGHGVLEMPSGTGKTISLLALIVAYQRVHPLEVTKLIYCSRTVPEIEKVIEELRKLMNSFEKQEGEKVPFLGLALSSRKNLCIHPEVTPLRFGKDVDGKCHSLTASYVRAQRQQDSSVPHCRFYEEFDAQGRQMPIPWGIYNLDDLKAFGRQKGWCPYFLARYSILHANVIVYSYHYLLDPKIADLVSKELARKAVVVFDEAHNIDNVCIDSMSVNLTRRTLDRCQNNLETLQRTVHKIKETDEKRLREEYRRLVEGLREASVARETDAHLANPVLPDEVLQEAVPGSIRTAEHFLGFLRRLLEYVKWRLRTQHVVQESPPAFLGGLAHRVCIQRKPLRFCAERLRSLLHTLEIADLADFSPLTLLSNFATLVSTYSRGFTIIIEPFDERTPTIANPVLHFSCMDASLAIKPVFERFQSVIITSGTLSPLEIYPKILDFHPVTMATFTMTLARVCLCPMIVGRGNDQVAISSKFETREDIAVIRNYGNLLLEMSAVVPDGIVAFFTSYQYMESTVAAWYEQGILENIQRNKLLFIETQDGAETSVALEKYQEACENGRGAILLSVARGKVSEGIDFVHHYGRAVIMFGVPYVYTQSRILKARLEFLRDQFQIRENDFLTFDAMRHAAQCVGRAIRGKTDYGLMVFADKRFARADKRGKLPRWIQEHLTDANLNLTVDEGVQVAKYFLRQMAQPFHREDQLGLSLLSLEQLQSEETLRRIEQIAQQL
- the ERCC2 gene encoding general transcription and DNA repair factor IIH helicase subunit XPD isoform X2, whose protein sequence is MLELKRTLDAKGHGVLEMPSGTGKTISLLALIVAYQRVHPLEVTKLIYCSRTVPEIEKVIEELRKLMNSFEKQEGEKVPFLGLALSSRKNLCIHPEVTPLRFGKDVDGKCHSLTASYVRAQRQQDSSVPHCRFYEEFDAQGRQMPIPWGIYNLDDLKAFGRQKGWCPYFLARYSILHANVIVYSYHYLLDPKIADLVSKELARKAVVVFDEAHNIDNVCIDSMSVNLTRRTLDRCQNNLETLQRTVHKIKETDEKRLREEYRRLVEGLREASVARETDAHLANPVLPDEVLQEAVPGSIRTAEHFLGFLRRLLEYVKWRLRTQHVVQESPPAFLGGLAHRVCIQRKPLRFCAERLRSLLHTLEIADLADFSPLTLLSNFATLVSTYSRGFTIIIEPFDERTPTIANPVLHFSCMDASLAIKPVFERFQSVIITSGTLSPLEIYPKILDFHPVTMATFTMTLARVCLCPMIVGRGNDQVAISSKFETREDIAVIRNYGNLLLEMSAVVPDGIVAFFTSYQYMESTVAAWYEQGILENIQRNKLLFIETQDGAETSVALEKYQEACENGRGAILLSVARGKVSEGIDFVHHYGRAVIMFGVPYVYTQSRILKARLEFLRDQFQIRENDFLTFDAMRHAAQCVGRAIRGKTDYGLMVFADKRFARADKRGKLPRWIQEHLTDANLNLTVDEGVQVAKYFLRQMAQPFHREDQLGLSLLSLEQLQSEETLRRIEQIAQQL